The genomic window GATTGCCATGAGCGGTTATATCAATGCTAGTACCACTTTACGGCAAGGTAAAGGGGGCGGAATTTTAGGCGGACTTAAGCGTTTAGTTGCCGGAGAATCGCTATTTTTAAGTGTATTTCGTTCGCCTACTTCTGGCGGCGAGGTATTTCTTGCACCTAAATTCATGGGTGATATTTTACTGTACAAAGTAGTAGGAATGGGGTTAGTTGTCCAATCAACTTCTTACCTCGCTAGTGAATCAAACGTCGATATTGAGCTAGGTTTTCAAGGCTTTAAATCAGTATTTTCTGGAGAGTCAGTTTTTTGGCTAAATATTACTGGTAACGGCTACGTTATTTTGAGTTCTTTCGGCGCAATCTATGAAATAAATGTTGATGGCGAATACATTGTAGACACGGGACATATTGTTGCTTTTGAGAAAAGTTTAAGCTTTGAAATTACTAAAGCAGGTTCTAGTTGGATGGGAGCTTTTTTAGGTGGAGAAGGCTTAGTTTGCAAGTTCAAAGGACAGGGGAAAATCTATTGTCAAAGTCATAATGGTGGGGCCTTTGGTCGGGAAATTGGCTCAAAATTGCCAGCTAGATAAAACAAAGTATTTGGAAATAAAAAAATGACTGTTAAAAATAATGAGATTGCTTACGAAATTACTCATGCGCCCGCTTACGCTTCCTTAAAGTTGTGCTTGCAACCAAAT from Synechocystis sp. PCC 7509 includes these protein-coding regions:
- a CDS encoding TIGR00266 family protein; this encodes MNVEIVHQPDSAIAHVTLESGEELVAEAGCMIAMSGYINASTTLRQGKGGGILGGLKRLVAGESLFLSVFRSPTSGGEVFLAPKFMGDILLYKVVGMGLVVQSTSYLASESNVDIELGFQGFKSVFSGESVFWLNITGNGYVILSSFGAIYEINVDGEYIVDTGHIVAFEKSLSFEITKAGSSWMGAFLGGEGLVCKFKGQGKIYCQSHNGGAFGREIGSKLPAR